One Purpureocillium takamizusanense chromosome 1, complete sequence genomic window carries:
- a CDS encoding uncharacterized protein (COG:S~EggNog:ENOG503NWQ8~BUSCO:EOG092618M2), with protein MAPASPSPRRTPTARRRGRPPGTTNAARAARQVSLSAVVASEPPPKKRRYIPGGPGGGGRFVDADSLDTPASTAASATVSRSGRAVASRSALNGETPSLPRRERSTRIRAAASEDADDVSWGSAAAMAASVKQAEDYKPREERGWEEFHPNLDIEKPFMVFTADDIDGSVPPAAPGTPAVQTPATPLVNGSMTPLRHVNAASTGNTPNPQEKPEIPLPDAQSGTPSRRPRRQTRDAISFYGVRPLDLAPTPKTPKILPIHSQTAKERLDLKLPSYRKTNRIELFESKTFGQARYVDKAMSNVGYQESDHFIRHDTLLIKAIDGNAEDEVEMSPLSKTEEHAHHSRLGRVEYDMDEQDDMWLEQYNAQRKHGELETITREIFEITMTKIEKEWHTLERRIPKPNPKPPQTHRPRSGSAAAVNGETQGAEEPDSKCAICDDGDCENTNAIVFCDGCNLAVHQECYGVPFIPEGQWLCRKCQLCGRGVPTCIFCPNTDGAFKQTNSSKWAHLLCAMWIPEVSLGNHTFMEPVMDVEKVPKTRWKLSCYICHQRMGACIQCGNKNCYQAFHVTCARKARLFLKMKTSHGALAVLDGGMVLKAFCDRHCPPDYSKENNVHQATRAAKKFYKRNMRGRIWADNHAMANVIAAQHRNAITEHPPDESQMTGAKNSAVLGDKKKGQVPKNVWKLPSGAPIIPQAVFDVVEASIQRFPFRKRKDFLSEACRYWTLKREARRGAALLKRLQLQMETFSSMELTRRNFASMGPSGKARLARRIEFAQGIINDLEQLKTLAEDVVQREQIKVDAAELEQEFVDECYFPVAQLLPPAIEKAASLDKDLFSSGLERIEKRVSERFYTTALAFAHELGDVINAGIVTIPAVQDVFEPQFESTEAASSKVAFLDIRERRKLGKRILKAVQPYLETALRVESEISNKPFEALQKELEGLIDASLDAGRAATGAGVEKLEADEDTIMVDAPDSSEITVKSSFNNDDMLQDADADADADTMDTAEDAQENGDNIEVNTSGFSKEVDKAESSPRKSKRSVIMTSIESSETPPDSTGFVPAAGPDQTGPPTPPQSNGSFGKEPADPLVEGGVLWYLKSMKPEGTSILGEHWAAGRDAVRMLSEDLTDLDDEELKGLGRDVDDSVTAAVLDAEAASSAVAIKSKANANKTRKRRTSGRRR; from the exons ATggccccggcgtcgccctcgccgagacggaccccgacggcccgccgacgcggacgcccgcccggcacCACGAAcgcggccagggcagcgaggCAGGTGTCCCTCTCCGCCGTAGTGGCCTCCGAGCCACCCCCAAAGAAGCGCCGTTATATCCCTGGTggtcccggcggcggcggccgcttcgTCGATGCCGATAGTCTCGACACCCCCGCGTCGACCGCTGCCTCGGCCACCGTGTCAAGATCCGGCAGAgccgtcgcgtcgcggaGCGCCCTCAACGGGGAGACTccgtcgctgccgcgtcGCGAGAGGAGCACTCGCATACGAGCAGCTGCCagcgaggacgccgacgacgtaTCTTGgggctctgccgccgccatggctgctTCTGtcaagcaggccgaggactACAAGCCGCGAGAGGAGCGCGGCTGGGAGGAATTTCACCCCAACCTCGACATTGAGAAACCCTTCATGGTATTTACGGCCGATGACATCGATGGCtccgtgccgcccgccgctcccggTACGCCAGCCGTGCAGACTCCGGCCACGCCCTTGGTGAACGGGTCCATGACGCCCCTGAGGCACGTCAATGCCGCCTCCACCGGCAATACCCCGAATCCCCAAGAGAAGCCCGAAATTCCTCTCCCAGACGCGCAGTCTGGGACGCCTTCGagacgcccacgacgccaGACCCGTGACGCTATCAGCTTCTATGGCGTGCGTCCTCTGGACCTTGCCCCGACACCGAAGACACCCAAGATTCTCCCTATACACAGCcagacggccaaggagcgTCTTGACCTCAAATTACCATCCTACCGCAAAACGAATCGCATCGAGCTTTTCGAGAGCAAGACGTTTGGTCAGGCTCGCTACGTGGACAAGGCCATGAGCAACGTCGGCTACCAGGAGAGCGACCATTTCATCCGCCATGATACGCTCCTCATCAAGGCCATTGATGGCAATGCCGAAGACGAAGTCGAAATGTCGCCGCTCTCCAAGACCGAGGAGCACGCCCACCATTCCAGGCTCGGGCGGGTCGAGTACGACATGGACGAGCAAGACGACATGTGGCTGGAGCAGTACAACGCCCAGCGTAAGCATGGCGAGCTGGAGACCATTACCAGAGAAATCTTTGAAATAACAATGACCAAGATCGAGAAGGAATGGCACACGCTGGAGAGACGGATACCGAAACCAAACCCCAAGCCGCCGCAGACACATCGACCGCGTTCTGGgtctgccgctgccgtaAATGGCGAGACCCAAGGCGCCGAAGAACCGGACAGCAAGTGTGCCATttgtgatgatggtgacTGTGAAAACACCAACGCCATCGTCTTTTGCGATGGCTGCAACCTGGCGGTGCACCAGGAATGCTACGGTGTTCCGTTTATCCCCGAGGGTCAGTGGCTGTGCCGCAAGTGCCAGCTATGCGGCCGCGGAGTTCCG ACTTGCATCTTCTGCCCCAACACAGACGGAGCGTTCAAGCAGACCAACTCATCCAAATGGGCACATTTGCTCTGCGCCATGTGGATCCCCGAAGTGTCCCTGGGCAACCACACCTTCATGGAGCCTGTCATGGATGTGGAAAAGGTGCCCAAGACACGCTGGAAGCTCAGTTGCTACATCTGCCACCAGCGGATGGGAGCATGCATTCAGTGTGGCAACAAGAACTGCTACCAGGCTTTCCACGTCACTTGCGCTAGAAAAGCCCGTCTGTTCCTTAAGATGAAGACGAGCCACGGCGCTCTTGCTGTGCTGGATGGCGGCATGGTACTCAAGGCATTTTGCGATAGACACTGCCCGCCCGACTACTCCAAGGAGAACAACGTGCATcaggcgacgcgcgcggcgaaGAAGTTCTACAAGCGAAACATGAGGGGCCGTATTTGGGCGGACAATCACGCCATGGCCAATGTTATTGCTGCGCAGCATCGCAATGCCATTACGGAGCATCCCCCTGACGAGTCCCAAATGACAGGAGCCAAGAACTCGGCTGTCCTGggcgacaagaagaagggccAGGTGCCTAAAAATGTGTGGAAGCTTCCCTCGGGCGCCCCCATCATTCCTCAGGCTGTTTTCGACGTGGTCGAGGCGTCTATTCAGCGCTTCCCTTTCCGCAAGCGTAAGGATTTCCTCAGCGAGGCGTGTCGTTACTGGACCCTGAAGCGAGAGGCCCGGCGTGGCGCGGCTTTGCTGAAGCGACTCCAATTGCAAATGGAGACGTTCTCTTCCATGGAGCTCACGAGGCGGAATTTTGCGTCAATGGGACCCAGCGGCAAAGCGCGTCTAGCTCGCCGAATCGAGTTCGCCCAAGGAATCATCAACGACTTGGAACAACTCAAAACTCTTGCAGAAGATGTCGTTCAGCGCGAACAGATCAAggtcgacgcggccgagctggagcaggAATTTGTAGACGAATGCTACTTTCCAGTGGCGCAGCTTCTCCCTCCCGCGATCGAGAAGGCCGCATC ACTGGACAAGGACCTCTTCTCAAGTGGGTTGGAACGCATCGAGAAGCGCGTCAGCGAGCGCTTCTACACAACGGCGCTTGCTTTTGCACACGAACTCGGTGATGTGATCAACGCAGGCATTGTCACTATCCCAGCGGTACAAGACGTTTTCGAGCCGCAGTTTGAGTCGACtgaggcggcgtcgtccaAGGTTGCATTTCTAGACATACGTGAGAGACGGAAACTCGGCAAACGCATCCTGAAGGCGGTTCAGCCATATCTCGAAACGGCCTTGCGAGTCGAGTCTGAAATCTCGAACAAGCCGTTTGAAGCCCTGCAaaaggagctcgagggcttAATCGATGCAAGCCTTGACGCTGGCCGGGCCGCCACCGGGGCCGGGGTGGAGAAGCTTGAGGCTGACGAGGACACCATCATGGTGGACGCGCCGGACTCTTCTGAAATCACAGTCAAGAGTTCTTTTAACAACGATGACATGCTGCaagatgccgacgccgacgccgacgccgacaccatggacacggccgaggacgcccaGGAGAATGGTGACAACATCGAGGTTAACACATCCGGCTTCAGTAAGGAGGTAGACAAGGCAGAATCGTCACCTCGAAAAAGCAAGCGCAGCGTCATCATGACGAGCATTGAATCGTCCGAGACACCTCCGGACAGCACTGGATTCGTCCCTGCGGCTGGCCCAGATCAGACCGGGCCGCctacgccgccgcagtcCAACGGTAGCTTCGGTAAGGAGCCAGCTGACCCgctggtcgagggcggcgttcTATGGTACCTTAAATCAATGAAGCCTGAAGGCACGTCCATCCTAGGAGAGCACTGGGCGGCCGGTCGAGACGCGGTGCGCATGCTTAGTGAGGATCTTacggacctcgacgacgaagagcttAAGGGGCTCGGACGCGATGTCGATGATTCCGTTACGGCTGCCGTGCtggatgccgaggccgcaTCGTCTGCCGTTGCGATAAAGAGCAAGGCCAATGCGAATAAGACACGGAAGCGGAGGACGTCTGGCAGGAGACGATGA
- the GLC7 gene encoding Protein-serine/threonine phosphatase (EggNog:ENOG503NWPJ~COG:T) encodes MADQHEVDLDSIIDRLLEVRGSRPGKQVQLLETEIRYLCTKAREIFISQPILLELEAPIKICGDIHGQYYDLLRLFEYGGFPPEANYLFLGDYVDRGKQSLETICLLLAYKIKYPENFFILRGNHECASINRIYGFYDECKRRYNIKLWKTFTDCFNCLPIAAIIDEKIFTMHGGLSPDLNSMEQIRRVMRPTDIPDCGLLCDLLWSDPDKDITGWSENDRGVSFTFGPDVVSRFLQKHDMDLICRAHQVVEDGYEFFSKRQLVTLFSAPNYCGEFDNAGAMMSVDESLLCSFQILKPAEKKQKFGRR; translated from the exons ATGGCAGACCAACACGAGGTCGACCTCGATTCTATAATCGACAGGCTACTCGAGGTCCGGGGCAGCCGCCCCGGCAAGCAGGTCCAGCTGCTCGAGACCGAGATTCGATACCTTTGCACCAAGGCCCGCGAGATCTTCATCTCTCAGCCCAttctcctcgagctcgaggccccCATCAAG ATTTGCGGCGACATTCACGGCCAATACTAcgacctgctgcgcctcTTCGAGTACGGCGGCTTCCCTCCCGAAGCCAACtacctcttcctcggcgacTACGTTGACCGTGGCAAGCAGTCGCTTGAGACGATTTGTCTCCTGCTCGCCTACAAGATCAAGTACCCGGAGAACTTCTTCATCCTGCGGGGCAACCATGAGTGCGCTTCCATCAACCGCATCTATGGCTTCTACGACGAGTGCAAGCGCCGCTACAACATCAAGCTCTGGAAGACATTCACCGACTGCTTCAACTGCCTTCCCATCGCCGCTATCATCGACGAGAAGATCTTCACCATGCACGGCGGTCTGAGCCCAGATCTCAACTCCATGGAGCAGATCCGCCGCGTCATGCGGCCGACGGAT ATCCCCGATTGCGGTCTGCTGTGCGACTTGCTCTGGTCCGACCCCGACAAGGACATCACGGGATGGAGCGAAAACGACCGCGGTGTCTCCTTCACCTTTGGTCCCGACGTTGTCTCTCGATTCCTGCAAAAGCACGACATGGACCTCATCTGCCGTGCCCACCAGGTCGTCGAAGACGGATACGAGTTCTTCTCCAAACGCCAGCTGGTGACCCTCTTCAGCGCGCCCAACTACTGCGGAGAGTTTGACAATGCCGGTGCCATGATGAGCGTCGACGAGAGCCTCCTGTGCTCGTTCCAG ATCCTCAAGCCGGCCGAGAAGAAGCAAAA GTTCGGAAGGCGATAA
- a CDS encoding uncharacterized protein (COG:O~EggNog:ENOG503P55U) encodes MANVGSVSDDIAAAAAAAAAAAAAAVGAAERQQPQRQQQQKQDETRTTTMTSSPPPSPSAIPLLLPRVTIQFCTQCKWMLRAAYYAQELLSTFGLSLGEVALQPSTGGTFVVTIVHQQQSGSAVAGDEDHAAVTNTNITSTTATTTTAGTFPGGSDGAAAMSTVLWDRKVDGGFPETKELKRRVRDVIEPGRDLGHVDRHHGPPTAAATATTETGTETGTRDGTQVGTGTMPVAASAQKCEDCAP; translated from the exons ATGGCGAATGTCGGCAGCGTTTccgacgacatcgccgccgccgccgccgccgccgccgccgccgccgccgctgctgtggGCGCGGCAGAGCGGCAGCAaccgcaacggcagcagcagcagaagcaggacgagacaaggacgacgacaatgacgagctcccctccgccgtccccgtcggCGATCCCGCTGCTACTACCGCGGGTGACGATTCAGTTCTGCACGCAGTGCAAATGGATGCTTCGCGCCGCCTAC TACGCCCAAGAGCTACTCTCCACGTTTGGCCTATCCCTAGGCGAAGTCGCCCTGCAGCCCTCCACGGGCGGCACCTTtgtcgtcaccatcgtccaccaacaacaaagcggcagcgccgtggccggcgacgaggaccaTGCCGCTgtcaccaacaccaacatcACCAGCACTACTGCCACTACTACCACTGCCGGTACCttccccggcggcagcgacggcgccgccgccatgagcaCCGTCCTCTGGGACCgcaaggtcgacggcggcttcCCCGAGACAAAGGAGCTCAAGCGCCGCGTGCGGGACGTCATCGAGCCCGGGAGGGACCTCGGGCACGTGGACCGGCACCACGGCCcacccacggcggcggctacggctACGACTGAGACTGGGACTGAGACTGGGACTAGGGATGGGACGCAGGTCGGAACTGGCACGATGCCGGTCGCGGCATCTGCGCAAAAGTGCGAGGACTGCGCGCCGTAA
- the GNG1 gene encoding Guanine nucleotide-binding protein subunit gamma (EggNog:ENOG503P5HH~COG:S) — protein sequence MPQYTSRDVGDPSQIKKNKQSMADLKLRRLTELNNRLREDLERERIPVSTAAKSIIAYCNGTRDYMVPSVWGAVPKGEDPYAPQQSGGCCVVM from the exons ATGCCGCAGTACACGTCGCGTGACGTTGGCGACCCGTCGCAGATCAAGAAGAATAAGCAGTCAATGGCCGACCTGAAGCTGCGGCGGTTGACGGAGCTCAACAATCGTCTTCGCGAGGACCTCGAACGCGAACGCATTCCCGTCAGCACTGCGGCCAAGAG CATCATTGCCTACTGCAACGGCACGAGGGACTACATGGTTCCATCCGTCTGGGGCGCCGTACCCAAGGGCGAGGATCCATATGCCCCTCAACAATCGGGCGGTTGCTGTGTGGTCATGTAA
- a CDS encoding uncharacterized protein (COG:O~EggNog:ENOG503P3UP) → MADSAANRSRSRSRSPPRKVPRGSKGFRWKDSSKPRDDGPSRHDSGRRRDYRDRSPNRDRERNQDGERARDRDRNRETARSRDEAGRDRERLRSPPRRGDGGTKDKDGDKSKRERKDKKDKKSGAAPIAPGQEMIIVHVNDRLGSKTAIPCLPSDTIGQFKLMVAARIGREANQIMLRRQGERPFKDILTLDDYGISNGVQLDLEVDTGD, encoded by the coding sequence ATGGCAGATAGTGCGGCAAAtcggtcgcggtcgcgcTCCCGTTCGCCACCGCGAAAGGTCCCACGAGGTAGCAAGGGCTTCAGGTGGAAGGACAGCTCAAAGCCGCGGGATGATGGGCCCTCGCGGCACGACTccggccgacgtcgagacTATCGAGATCGCTCGCCTAACCGAGATCGAGAGCGGAACCAGGACGGTGAGAGGGCGCGGGATCGCGACCGCAACCGCGAGACGGCACGGAGTCGAGACGAGGCAGGCAGAGACCGAGAACGCTTGCGTTCCCCGCCAAGACGAGGCGATGGGGGGACCAAGGACAAGGATGGGGATAAGAGCAAGAGGGAAaggaaggacaagaaggacaaAAAGTCCGGCGCGGCTCCGATTGCGCCAGGCCAGGAAATGATCATCGTTCACGTCAACGACCGACTGGGATCAAAGACTGCGATTCCATGTCTGCCATCCGACACTATTGGCCAGTTCAAGCTCATGGTGGCAGCTCGCATCGGTCGAGAGGCGAACCAAATCATGCTGCGCCGACAAGGCGAACGCCCGTTCAAGGATATACTCACGCTGGACGACTACGGTATCTCGAACGGGGTTCAGCTAGACCTCGAAGTCGACACAGGAGACTGA
- the TIF32 gene encoding eukaryotic translation initiation factor 3 subunit A (COG:J~EggNog:ENOG503NU0R~BUSCO:EOG0926112A) — translation MPPPPHQKPENVLKRAHELIGVNQASAALTLLHEHITSKRSRNVPIASLEPVMLLLVELSVEQKKGKLAKDALYQYKNISQNTNIATIELVLKKFIELAVEKVTAAQAKADEVQSNLEATAATSNIDDLEATETPESILLATVSGEQSRDRTDRAIVTPWLKFLWEAYRTVLDILRNNARLEILYQSTAMQAFDFCLKYTRKTEFRRLCELLRNHVQTAAKYSSQMHAINLSEADTLQRHLETRFQQLNVAVELELWQEAFRSVEDIHTLLNLSKRPPKNIMMANYYEKLTRIFLVGENYLFHAAAWSRYYTLLRQSSALVASGQGKKSDNPPASDADLQKAASFVLLSALAIPVISTTRSRGAMVDFDEARKNKNSRLTHLLGMSQAPTRARLFRDALSKSLLQRARPEIRDLFNILEVDFHPLSICKKISPILTKIGADAEMERYILPLQQVILTRLFQQLSQVYETVDLSFVESLAQFPEPYQVTRGTIEKFIMNGNKKGDLAIRMDHATGVLSFDNDVFSSSKAGHAGSGAGSSESKTGTVQRLQSTPSEIVRSQLTRLVRSLYTTCHYIDPEFNKERIAARNAALARAKAGAEQEHLETLARKEIIQKRKEEASEIQAKREKENARQKRLREQALQEAEDRRLEAEQKEREAKRMKAEHDRVRKEELKKQIADLKMSDKALDIDLDDLDNLDSNRLRAMKLAQLEREKNDVNEKLRITGKRMDHLERAYRKEEVKKLGDDYAKQVEEDRSIYEKVTAKTLKEAEEKHKESVELKHRLSRLVPIYEKFRSNLHERRRDEFEKRRKDAERELEKQIAGRKKEHRDRKLREKREREEKERQLREAEERAAREKEEQRQRDEARKAELAKLKEQREKERQEMLEKAALQQRREEEALARRKAEKEKGGLPTRTETPEGARRPPVIGSGKWREREASGSAAGSAAAPPSRTAPPMERTESNDRPSAGGPPRLQLAGGNKPSWREREAARIAAGGAPADKDSAAPPPRNFGSRGAPMERGDSGRGENGRTESPVPPAEALPASRAPGKWVPPHMRNAA, via the exons ATG cctcctccgccgcacCAAAAGCCCGAAAATGTCCTGAAGCGCGCCCACGAGCTCATCGGGGTCAACCAGGCCTCCGCGGCCCTGACCCTGCTTCACGAGCACATCACCAGCAAGCGTTCGCGCAATGTTCCCATCGCCTCGCTTGAGCCCGTgatgctcctcctcgtcgagctgtcCGTCGAACAAAAGAAGGGCAAGCTTGCCAAGGACGCGCTCTATCAGTACAAGAATATTTCGCAAAACACCAACATCGCAACCATCGAG CTGGTCTTGAAGAAGTTCATCGAGTTGGCCGTTGAGAAggtcaccgccgcccaggccaaggccgacgaaGTGCAGTCTAACCTTGAAGCCACTGCCGCCACGTCCAACATCGACGATCTCGAGGCCACCGAGACCCCCGAGTCtatcctcctcgccaccgtcTCCGGCGAGCAGTCTCGTGATCGCACGGACCGTGCCATCGTCACTCCCTGGCTCAAGTTCCTCTGGGAAGCGTACCGCACAGTTCTCGATATCCTCCGCAACAATGCCCGCCTCGAGATTCTGTACCAGAGCACAGCCATGCAGGCCTTTGACTTCTGCCTGAAATATACCCGCAAGACCGAGTTCCGAAGACTCTGCGAGCTTCTCCGCAATCATGTTCAGACGGCGGCCAAGTATTCTTCGCAGATGCACGCCATCAACCTGAGCGAGGCCGATACTCTGCAGCGTCATCTTGAGACGCGCTTCCAGCAGCTTAACGTCGCGGTTGAGCTTGAGCTATGGCAGGAGGCGTTCCGCAGCGTTGAGGATATTCACACCCTGCTGAACCTTAGCAAGCGCCCGCCCAAGAACATTATGATGGCCAACTACTACGAGAAGCTCACCCGCATCTTCCTTGTTGGCGAGAACTACTTGTtccatgccgccgcctggtCGCGCTACTACACCCTGCTTCGGCAGTCATCCGCCCTAGTTGCCAGCGGCCAGGGCAAGAAGTCGGAcaacccgcccgcctctGATGCCGACCTCCAAAAGGCTGCTTCATTCGTTCTCTTGTCTGCTCTTGCCATTCCCGTCATTAGCACCACCCGATCCCGTGGCGCCATGGTGGACTTCGACGAGGCTCGCAAGAACAAGAACTCCCGACTGACGCATCTTCTGGGCATGTCCCAGGCACCTACCCGTGCTCGTCTCTTCCGCGATGCGCTGTCCAAGTCTCTTCTCCAGCGCGCTCGCCCTGAGATCCGGGACCTCTTCAACATTCTTGAGGTCGACTTCCACCCCCTGTCCATCTGCAAGAAGATCTCGCCCATCCTGACCAAGATCGGCGCCGATGCTGAGATGGAGCGCTACATCCTTCCTCTGCAGCAAGTCATCCTTACGAGACTTTTCCAGCAGCTGTCTCAAGTTTACGAGACAGTCGACCTGTCCTTCGTGGAGTCCCTCGCCCAGTTCCCCGAGCCTTATCAGGTCACTCGTGGCACCATTGAGAAGTTCATCATGAATGGCAACAAGAAGGGCGACCTTGCTATCCGGATGGACCATGCCACCGGCGTTCTGAGCTTCGACAACGACGTCTTCTCGTCATCCAAGGCCGGCCACGCCGGCTCTGGTGCTGGCTCCTCTGAGTCGAAGACCGGCACCGTCCAGCGTCTGCAGAGCACTCCTTCAGAGATTGTCCGCTCGCAGCTCACGCGCCTTGTTAGGTCATTGTATACCACCTGTCACTACATTGACCCCGAATTCAATAAGGAGCGCATTGCTGCTCGTAATGCGGCACTTGCTCGCGCCAAGGCTGGCGCGGAGCAGGAGCACCTCGAGACTCTTGCTCGCAAGGAAATCATCCAGAAGCGTAAAGAAGAGGCCTCCGAGATCCAAGCCAAGCGAGAAAAGGAGAACGCTCGCCAGAAGCGTCTCCGCGAGCAGGCCCTTCAGGAGGCTGAGGACAGGCGTCTGGAGGCCGAGCAGAAGGAGCGCGAGGCTAAGCGCATGAAGGCCGAGCACGACCGTGTTCGCAAGGAGGAGCTTAAGAAGCAGATTGCCGACCTCAAGATGAGCGACAAGGCTCTCGACATCGACCTGGACGACCTGGACAACCTGGACAGCAACCGACTCCGTGCCATGAAGCTCGCCCAGCTGGAGCGTGAGAAGAATGATGtcaacgagaagctgcgcatCACCGGTAAGCGCATGGATCACCTGGAGCGCGCCTACCGTAAGGAAGAGGTGAAGAAGCTGGGTGATGACTACGCAAAGCAGGTTGAGGAGGACCGCTCAATCTACGAAAAGGTCACGGCCAAGacgctcaaggaggccgaggaaaAGCACAAAGAGAGCGTTGAGCTCAAGCATCGTCTCAGCCGCCTTGTCCCTATCTATGAGAAGTTCAGGAGCAACCTGCACGAGCGCCGGCGCGATGAGTTTGAGAAGCGCCGCAAGGATGCGGAGCgcgagctggagaagcaAATTGCCGGTCGCAAGAAGGAGCACCGCGATCGCAAGCTGCGTGAGAAGCGGGAACGCGAGGAGAAAGAGCGCCAGCttcgcgaggccgaggagcgcgccgcccgcgagaaggaggagcagcgccagcgcgacgaggccagaaaggccgagctggccaagctcaaggagcagcgCGAGAAAGAGCGGCAGGAGATGCTGGAGAAGGCGGCCCTGCAACAGCGTCGTGAGGAGGAAGCTCTGGCACGCCGCAAGGCCGAGAAAGAAAAGGGCGGACTTCCGACACGGACAGAGACGCCCGAAGGCGCCCGCAGGCCGCCTGTCATCGGTTCTGGCAAGTGGCGCGAGCGAGAAGCTTCGGGGAGCGCCGCGGgcagtgctgctgcgccgccgtcgcggactGCCCCTCCCATGGAGCGGACAGAGTCGAACGATCGCCCTTCGGCAGgtggtcctcctcgtctgcaGCTCGCTGGCGGCAACAAGCCGAGCTGGCGAGAGCGCGAAGCTGCCAGGATCGCAGCTGGAGGGGCTcccgccgacaaggacagcgccgcgccgccgccaaggaaCTTCGGATCGCGCGGTGCCCCCATGGAGCGCGGCGATTCGGGTCGTGGAGAGAATGGCCGGACGGAGTCGCCTGTCCCCCCTGCCGAGGCCCTGCCGGCTTCGCGGGCTCCCGGGAAGTGGGTGCCTCCTCACATGAGGAATGCGGCGTAA